attaattaattattacaaataattcACCAACATCCATCATCGGCTGgtttaaaaagtaaaccaaATTAAAGCAGTAAGTGCAGTATATCTTTTACATGGTTCCATGAACATGATCCCATCAATAAGCATTCAACCAGTAGGTGTAAACAGGTAAAGAAATCTCATTAGCATTAATTTAACCATATATACAAGTTACCTACCCAAGATGGTAAATCCTCAACTCTTGCTAAAATGGCCTTTTGCTCATCCCTTGCAGTGTCCTGACGAATCTCGATCTGCAGCTTTTTCCGCTGTCCCTGTCGTTCTTTCCACACATACAAAATCAATCCAAAGAGAATCCAACTGGGGCTGAAGTTGAGGTAGCCCGACAACCAAACCCCCACTGCAACTCCGGCGAGCTTGAAATACCTCAAGACAACATTAGCAAGTTGTGCTTCCTCGATCTGTGATTTTCTTTGGGACTTTGGTGCTACGTCTGACATCGTCTCAAGTTCGATTCCAATGCACCAACTATCAACATTACTTTGCAGACAGCCTACATGAACATGGACGAGTCGATTTAAAAGTTGTGGGGGTTATCAAAACAACAAGATGATCGGATAAAAATGGGAGTGgtcatttaaaacaacaatgtCAAAACTAGAATAAGGATATTTAATCAATGCATAAAAATTACGGTTGCACAAACATTCAGTCGTAGAATCGATTAATTAGcagctaaaatatttttttttaataatgttatttttaatcgGGATCGAAATACAGATAATAGTTACAAAATGGAAGAAAAACAAACCCACGAGGATGAATCGCTTGACCAAATCGTGAAAATAAccaaaaagaagagaaaaactCAAGAACCTGGGGTAATATACCTGAGTAGGATACCAGCTTTGATGAATGTGAAAACTATAAAAGAGATATTCGGCCAATATGGTGAAATAGGAAAAGTTTTTCTACAACCAAATGGTATGTAGATTTTTGACAGGTTAGGCACATCTACATATTTGATAGTTTGATTCCCTTTGGCGATCGATTTTAAGATCCCAGTATTTTGCCTACCAAACGGGAGTAAATTCTTGCTCAGTTATAGGCACGGACGCTCGGTTGTCGGATAGCGCAgttctttgttattttttccccaatctgattaaaatcagatctttgtaaCGCTCCGAAATTCTGATAGTTGCTGAACAAAGATCTAAACTTTGTGTAGCGACATCAGAATTTGTCGGAGCTGATCAAAGATCAGATTGCTTGTGTTTATAGTCCATTTCATAAAATCCAGGTAGTTGTCATCAGGATGTTTCTTGAAAATGgctcaatatacttagttttaattcaaaacagacacccattcgTTTTTTTACAAAGCAAGGTATTTGAAGCGATTGTACAGTGTAGGACGCAAATCAACCTTATAGAGAGTGATCCTTTCTAATGAAGAAGCACTGGAAGTTCCTACTTTACACAGATTTTGCTTATGGTATAACATGAGCGTGTTCTGACCTTGACCAAAGTCTATTGTAGAGTTCAaggttatttttattaaaaatgtatgataCATGTCCAGgtcataaaatttaaacaaagaaaatactgatgcagttgatacttgtaaaatattttgaaccctgcaaaatatttaaaaacaggttcaaaatatcacagcaaaaaattgcccccccccccctttaaaatatttgatccagattaatttttaaaaagatttttttatttcaacctAAAAAGAGGTCCATGCAGTTTTCTATTAACTAtctgttatttaatttttttagagaaGGCTGCAAACACCAAAAGAGGGCGTATATTCACAGAAGGATGGATTGAGTTTCAGGACAAGAAAATAGCCAAGCGAGTGGCCACAAATCTAAATAATACACTTATCGGAGGCAAAAAGAGAAGTCGCTGGCATGATGAAATTTGGAATATTAAATATCTACACAGGTATTCTTGTAAttgtatttattgattttatttgttgagaacttgttttaaattattctatAACTTGCCCTCAGttttagtataaaaaaaaaaaatactgttgtgTGGTGCCAAGCCCTGAATTTACTGGGGAAAAGTAATAATGGTGGAAACATTTAAATATGTGTGggcaatttttttgtttagagTTTCAATTTTTAAGGGTTTGTTGGGATgttattttatggactcaaattGTATGTTTAATGAATGAAGACTGTATTTCGAAATTCatcaataatcttaatttaTGGGTAAAGGTTACCGCCAAACCACAGAAATTAAATCACTACGACTTCTAATGATTCCACCCAAGGTATTTCAAAAtctatccaaaaaaaattaaaaattttgtaaaatctaAGAGAAAGGtcacctttttagctcacctgagccaaaggctcaagtgagtttttctaatcacaatttgtccgttgtctgtcgttgtcgttgtcgtcattaacttttcacattttcatcttcttctcaagaaccactgggcagatttcaaccaaatttggcacaaagcaccactaggtgaaggggattcaagtttgttcaaatgaagggccacgccctctttaaaggggagataattgagaattattgaaaatttgttggtatttttcaaaaatcttcttctcaaaaactatttggcctgaaaagctaaaacttgtgtggaggcatcctcaggtagtgtagattcaagtatgttcaaatcatggtccccgggggtagggaggggccacaagaaggggatcaaattttacataggaatatatagagaaaatctttaaaaatcttcttctcaaaaactattgggccaggaaagctcaaattaaaatggaagcatccacaggtagtgtagattcaagtttgttcaaatcatagtccctaggggtagggtggggccacaattgggggataaagttttacataggaatatatagagaaaatctttaaaaatcttcttcttaaaaacaattaggccagaaaagatcaaattaaaatggaagcatcctcaggtagtgtagattcaagtttgttcaaatcatagtccctgggggtagggcggggccacaatggggggatcaatttttacgtaggaatatatattaaaaatctcatcaaaaactattaggccagaaagctcaaatttgaatggaagcatcctcaggtagtgtagattcaagtttgttcaaatcatagtccctgggggtagggtggggccacaattgggggatcaagttttacataggaatatatagagaaaatctttaaaaatcttctttttaaagaccatttggccagaaaagctttaacttgtgtagaggcatcctcgggtagtgtaaattcaaaatcacagtccctagtggtagggcggggccatgatggcggtttgaatttttacatatatagagaaaatctttaaaaatattctgggaaagtttttcggtccaaaactcagtacttagtgtgaaagcacaggttatgcagatataagtttgatgaaaccatgataccctagagaaaagtggggcaacaaaatgggggggggggggggtatataggaaaagagaaaaatcatcttacaggtacaacaacaaaaggggcttggtatttaccaaaagaaggaggtggataaaaattggcagattttcaattttttttagcaagatctactgaacttagttgtcaagatattttgatactgtaatgctaatttgatcagaattaaggcaattgttagtgctgaaacgaataccataaatcagtattcgaatattcgtgaGTGCTATTCGATtcgtattcgaatattcgtagACGTCATAGACAATGTATTAAGCATATATGATAGTTTGTATTACTAAGTGGGTGTATGTGTAGACTGCTTAAACATGTCAGTTCGAAGTTGACACTTACTGCATGAGTATCCATTGAATTGGGtgcgcatttaatttttaagcaaataataatatactgatttttaaaaaatttccatcaactacaatcaaaagatttattacttCTGCAGTCCTGACTCCTAGATGATACCGATACGTAACTTCGTAAGTCAGTCCAAATATTTCCGCCATGTTTGATATagtattaaacagaaaactgaTAACGCTCATTACTCTGGAAAtgttctgtttatttaaaaaaaaaaacaaattatatcgaggtatcttttaaaaaaagctttcGATGTACCTTTCGATATTAACTCTCCGTAGCTCACACTCGTTCAAACagttaagcaatttttttcttcagcgtctgacatgaattgaaaaatccAGAATGTTTGTCTCCGTTCGATGTAAACCCTGCTTTTACTTTCAAGGTAAACACGCATGGCGGAAGAGTCTATTACTGGGTTAAGTAATAGACTCTACCAAGCATGGCAGTCATAGATGGCTTTATATTTACTTTCGTTCAGAGTAAAATGATCACAATAACACACAGATAACACGATGCTGCTTAGTTTACAGTGCTTGATATGGGTGTTTAACATGTGATCAAATATTCGAATGCTAAATATACATtcgaatattagaaatttactattcattcgcgaatattcgaacattcgtttcagcactagcaattgttgctcaggtgagcgatgtggcccctgggcctcttgtttttagctcacctgagctgaaagctcaagtgagctattctgatcactttttgtccgtcgtccgtccgtccgtccgtccgtccgtccgtctgtccgtccgtctgtccgtctgtctgtccgtctgtaaactttttacattttgaacttcttctctaaaaccgcttatccaatttcaaccaaatttggcacaaagcatccttatgggagggcgaatataaattgcagaaataaaagtcagatctgtattcaaagcggagaaaaccttgaaactgtaaaaaaaggggggtgcattttaaaaaatcttcttctcaagaactactgattccaattcaacgttgtttagcataaattatccttatgggaaggaaaatataaattgcaaaaattaaggtctaattatgtttcaaatctaagttattacgaaaataataataaaggaaaggcgtgtttcaatcagtttaatagcttcggattcggcattcggtaaaatgggtagacaagacttggcctgggaaaaacaaaagattggcagttattaatctgccaatctcattaaaatttcaggatatttgatggaccagtatttttgtatttgctgtaaatattgctgcaaaataatgcgtatttggaattgacgattgccgatctgccccggcttttattttgccacggcccaggtttgcgtacccattttaccaagactcgtattccatacatctaaaacgaggttctttgtttaaagcagccatgacattatacgaaaaagggtcgatctgactatgatgaatttgcttgttgtgcaacagttcgcgaatgaagggagagttttgaaacatgcaaaatgtatttgtgccgattttgtgaagtaaattgaggctaaatatttcaatgcgttgacagttttcacacatgacgttggtgttagcttgttctgattttcgtttcgttttcattatttatgctttgtaacttgggaactatcgtctgtatttcgtgatttttacgtatcaaatcaaacagagacttcggtaaatcaaacagttaactgtttacctgcgcaaattaagcaaaatctgatgtatcaaaaaagtactgaaatacaattcattctatcggtaattcggcattatattttgcgtaatggtatattaatgcaataggttttgttgagatgctcggcattttctcgagtttattcagtttaaatagagtttgatatcgctgtcggaaatatgtaggtatatacatctacatgtatatatatgattcatttcgaaaaaataaattgtgttctttatttgttatagtgcatgtttcttgtgttttatataattgtttacaatttctatttactaaccatatttgagtgttaagcttcgaattataagcaagatacagagatttgctcacaattctatgtttgtacacagatcttaaaaactaaagattaaaaaactaaaaaaaatgtcaatatttattaagaaaattttcaaagtctcttcttccagaaactaactttaacaacttattgcatTGTAAatttaaccttttttagctcacctgagccaaagtcttctcaaaaactattaggccaggaaagctcaaatttgagtggaagcatcctcagatagtgtagattcaagtttgttcaaatcatggttcccgggggtagggtggggccacaataggggggtcatgttttacataagaatatatagactaaaatctttaaaaatcttctcaaaaactattaggccagaaaagttcaaattgaaatgaaagcatcctcaggtagtgtagattcaagtttgttcaaatcatgatccccgggggtagggtggggccacaattgggagatcaagttttacataggaatatattgagaaaatcttttaaaaatcttcttctcaaaaatatttggccaagaaatctcaaattggcatgtaaccacccttaggaagtgtagattcaagtttgttcaaatcatggtccctgggggtagggcggggtcacaatgggggatgaatttttatagatagagaaatctttaaaagtcttcttctcaaaattattaggccaggaaagcccaaatttgagtggaagcatccccagatcgtatagattcaagtttgtttaaataatagtccaggggtagggtgaggccacaatgggggatgaatttttacttaggaatatatagagaaaatctttaaaaatcttttttaaagaatttttggccagaaagggtttaaacttgtgtagaggcatcctcgggtagtgtaaattcaagtttgcaaaatcacagtccctagtggtagggcgggaccgtgatggcggtttgaatttttacataggaatatgaagagaaaatctttaaaactattctgggaaagtgttcggttcaaaactcagtacttagtgtgaaagcaaaggttatgcagatttaagtctgatgaaaccatgattccctagagaaaaatggggccatgaaatggggggagggggggggggtatataggaatagagacaaatcttcttacaggtacaacaacaaaaggggcttggtatttaccaaaaaataagaggttgataaaaattggcagattttcaattttttttagcaagatctactgtactcagttgtcaagatattttgatactgtaatgctaatttgatcagaattaaggcaattgttgctcaggtgagcgatgtggcccctgggcctcttgtttatggttcttatgaattaaaaaaaaataagtgaatttTGATAGCAGTTTCTTAAACATACATGTTCTTTTATATCACATGTAATGAATATGTGTTAATATGACATTTGTCTATGAACAAACTACCATGTCTTAACAAGATGAGAGCCAAATTAAGTTGTATCAAATGAAtctgttgttttaatttatattaataatacgTTTCTTTTTTCGAGAGTTTTCAGGTTAAAAAAGATCAAATATGCTTCTTAATGTCTTATGAATGTTTTAGAATTGCAATAGTTTGAACTTAACCACTCtttccaatacatgtatttcaattttttttccttacagATTTAAGTGGGCTCATTTGAATGAGAGACTTGTTTATGAAAAGGCTGTGCATAAACAGAGACTTAGAACAGAAATAGCTCAAGTGAAACGTGTGGCAAATTATCATATCCAGAATGCAGAGAGgggtaaaaaaatgaaagctaTTGAAGACAGGAAGAGAAAACAGGGAAAGAGCTTTGAGGAAGATGAGAAAGAGGGGGATTATGAAATTACTCAGAGGGAGACTGAAGAGGAAACAATGGCAAAGAAAAGGAAGTTAGATTCTGTGGTAGAGACAAGTAAAggaggaaagaagaaaaaggagGGCCTCAATAAGAAATCTTTTTTTGCTCGGACTTCTTTGATAAAGAGTATTTTTTCAGGAGgacatgatgatgatgatgaagattaACAAATTATGAACCTTAATGCagtataatatgaatttttttcacaaattaaaaacaaaattaaaaccaaaagtTTTTGATATGTACTGTAAATTTGAAAGTTTCCATCTGAGCATAGTGAATACTAAGTAGGCAAGAAGAAAGTAgttgcaaaaaaaaatgcatacatGAAAAatcctttcacaaaatattacaAGCAAATTATTTAGTCGTATCAGTAAGCATTTTGTGATGTGTGTaaagataaaaattaatgtttcatgGTGTGGGGGGATTAAAAGTTATGAAATGtccattaattttataatttcttcaGGTTTCTGTGTTAGCTTTGTAACAACCGTTAATGATACAATGCTGCTTAATGATATAATGGCATTAGGCAGTGCATTTGCATCTACTggcttagtggctgctgttGGTGATTGTTAACTTCAGCCTGGTTGCCTGTCTTTAAGTTTCATCATGAACATTACTAATGCTGAGCAAATACTGCTATAgggaaatgaaaatgtattatttcATAAAAGACTGCTTTcagttttacaattttgtatcatcAAAGGGTGCGACTGCAACgcttaatgataaaaaagtttGTATCATTGGCGCTTGAGGGTGTAGATATTTGCTTGTTTCATTAAGCGTCATGGCTGATGTGCATTTGTGATGCTTAATGATACAATTAAGAAGATatgttgtagaaaaaaatttgagTTTTACAAACAACCAATGTATACGTATACCAGACTTAAAGAGGttgagttatctctctttacaTGAAAATGACGCAATTCGCATATTTGCCTAAGACGTGTATTACTGGTATTAATATTCATGATCCAACAATGCAGGAGGAAAAGTGGCGTTTTCATTGGCggtgtatttttttctcttttttttattggtatCAATTTACACAGCAAATATAATAGTGGTACAATGTGCCATGTATTTCCTGATCATTTTTCAAGATCagtttattttttgtagtcaATAATATTTTTCAGCGTGAATGTACAATCCTTTATAACATAActatatttacttttatatctAAAACCTAAAGAGATAACTGGTTTAATGTGACACGTACCGTGAAAACTACAACACGTGTGCGtatgtttctttatatttttgtaatcaaaTCTACAtgctatttaaaaatatttcgtcTTAACTTAACTGATATATTTTTAAGCTTGTTGGAACAAACTTAAACAATCTTCTTAGCACGAGttaagaaatttcaatttaagaaaaataatattagaGTGCATGTTATTTCTAGAGTCCCAGTTACATTAATTCCTgttgaatctctctctctctctctctctctctctctctctctctctctctttctctctctctctctctctctctctctctctctctctctctctctctgccagGAAGTCGGTTAGTTCTGTATTGTGGCAGTAAAAGATACGCGGGGTTGCTGACGAAATCTCGGCCTCGTGATTCACTGAGTTATATTTGGTCCAGTGTCAGAACAAACAGACTTTCATTTATTAATGTGTAGTTTatctttaaatcatattaaCTTTTCCACGTTAAAAACCattataatttaatgaattaaaagtgTTGCGTTGACAAGGAGAGATCTGTATTTGGTAGGGGGAGGCTCATTACTCGTCCATTTGTCACTGTTGGGTAAAGGACCCA
This genomic window from Magallana gigas chromosome 5, xbMagGiga1.1, whole genome shotgun sequence contains:
- the LOC105342901 gene encoding activator of basal transcription 1, with protein sequence MEEKQTHEDESLDQIVKITKKKRKTQEPGVIYLSRIPALMNVKTIKEIFGQYGEIGKVFLQPNEKAANTKRGRIFTEGWIEFQDKKIAKRVATNLNNTLIGGKKRSRWHDEIWNIKYLHRFKWAHLNERLVYEKAVHKQRLRTEIAQVKRVANYHIQNAERGKKMKAIEDRKRKQGKSFEEDEKEGDYEITQRETEEETMAKKRKLDSVVETSKGGKKKKEGLNKKSFFARTSLIKSIFSGGHDDDDED